In one window of Arachis ipaensis cultivar K30076 chromosome B06, Araip1.1, whole genome shotgun sequence DNA:
- the LOC107605166 gene encoding fatty acyl-CoA reductase 3, with protein MEVGSVLQFLEDKTILVIGATGFLAKIFLEKILRVQPNIKKVFLLLRAGDAESAALRLHNEILGKDLFNLLKENMGTNFEPFISEKLRPVPGDISREDLGLKNDLILKEEICNQVDVIVNAAATTRFDERYDIALDQNVFGVKQIINFAKQCSKLKVLVHLSTAYVCGEKGGLILESPYNFKDVPGLDIDAEKRLVCDKLDELQKQGATQKQITVAMKDLGISRAKVYGWPNPYVFTKAIGEMLVEQMKGNLSVVIMRPAIVTSTIKEPFPGWVEGVRTIDSLAVAYGKGNLTCFLGNINGVVDVIPGDIVVNAILVAMVAHADHPSENAIYHLCSSLGNPIRYINLQDYAIRYFTSKPWINKDGKPIKVAKVTVFTNMESFRRYLFIHYLIWLKGLELANLAFCKYFETTYQEMNKKIQTVMRLVELYRPYLFFNGIFDDMNTEKLRLAARQGGTETDLFYFDPKVIDWDDYAMNSHLPGIVKYIFK; from the exons ATGGAGGTTGGAAGTGTGCTCCAGTTTCTTGAGGACAAGACCATTTTAGTGATTGGAGCCACAGGCTTTCTAGCCAAAA TTTTTCTCGAGAAGATATTAAGGGTTCAACCAAATATTAAGAAGGTTTTTCTTCTCTTAAGAGCCGGAGACGCCGAATCTGCTGCTCTTCGCTTGCATAATGAG ATCTTAGGAAAGGACTTGTTTAATTTGCTAAAAGAAAATATGGGTACAAATTTTGAGCCCTTTATATCAGAAAAATTGAGACCGGTTCCTGGGGACATTTCTCGTGAGGACTTGGGTTTGAAGAATGATTTGATCCTAAAGGAAGAGATTTGCAATCAAGTAGATGTTATTGTTAATGCAGCTGCAACCACTAGGTTTGACGAAAG ATATGACATCGCGTTAGACCAAAATGTCTTCGGAGTCAAGCAGATCATAAACTTTGCCAAACAATGTAGCAAACTGAAAGTGCTGGTCCACCTGTCAACAG CTTATGTATGCGGTGAGAAAGGTGGACTCATATTAGAGAGCCCATATAACTTCAAAGATGTGCCTGGATTAGACATTGATGCTGAAAAGAGATTGGTGTGTGACAAATTAGATGAGCTACAGAAGCAAGGGGCCACACAGAAACAAATCACAGTAGCTATGAAGGACCTTGGTATTAGCAG GGCAAAGGTGTATGGGTGGCCGAATCCATATGTATTTACAAAGGCAATAGGAGAGATGCTTGTAGAACAAATGAAAGGAAATTTATCCGTTGTCATTATGCGTCCTGCCATCGTTACAAGTACAATCAAAGAACCTTTTCCGGGATGGGTTGAAGGTGTAAG AACCATTGATAGTTTAGCTGTTGCTTATGGAAAGGGAAACTTAACATGCTTTCTTGGAAATATCAATGGAGTTGTAGATGTG ATTCCAGGAGACATTGTGGTGAATGCAATATTAGTAGCAATGGTGGCTCATGCAGATCATCCAAGTGAGAATGCCATATATCATTTGTGTTCCTCACTTGGAAATCCCATTAGATATATCAATCTCCAAGACTATGCAATCAGGTACTTTACATCAAAACCTTGGATAAACAAAGATGGAAAACCTATCAAGGTTGCCAAAGTTACCGTCTTTACCAACATGGAAAGCTTCCGGAGATATCTCTTCATTCACTACCTCATTTGGTTGAAG GGGCTTGAACTAGCCAATTTAGCATTTTGCAAGTATTTTGAGACAACGTATCAAGAGATGAATAAGAAGATCCAAACTGTGATGCGGTTGGTGGAGCTTTATAGGCCATACTTGTTCTTCAATGGCAT ATTTGATGATATGAACACTGAGAAATTGCGATTGGCAGCAAGACAAGGAGGGACAGAGACAGATTTGTTTTACTTTGATCCTAAAGTGATTGATTGGGATGATTACGCTATGAACAGTCATCTCCCAGGCATTGTCAAGTATATTTTCAAGTGA
- the LOC107647527 gene encoding trifunctional UDP-glucose 4,6-dehydratase/UDP-4-keto-6-deoxy-D-glucose 3,5-epimerase/UDP-4-keto-L-rhamnose-reductase RHM1-like: MSKQASSYVPKNILITGAAGFIASHVTTRLINKYPSYKIVALDKLDYCSNIKNLQCCTSSPNFKFIKGDIASSDMVNHLLIEEEIDTIMHFAAQTHVDNSFGNSMEFTYNNIYGTHVLLEACRVTNCIKRFIHVSTDEVYGETDSETDIGNHEASQLLPTNPYSATKAGAEMLVMAYHRSYNLSTITTRGNNVYGPNQYPEKLVPKFVLRAMKGQKLPIHGDGSNVRSYLYCGDVAEAFDVILHKGMIGQVYNIGTKKERSVLDVAEHICKLFNINSKDVIEFVQDRPFNDKRYFLDDQKLKNLGWEERTPWEEGLKLTIDWYKKNPDWWGDVSNALNPHPRFSATNLADEAQWSFQCGYSRLGRSFTEVGRNKTFVKFLIYGKTGWIGGLLGKLCDEERIQWEYGKGRLEDKKSLMEDISRVKPTHVLNAAGVTGRPNVDWCESHKVETIRTNVVGTLNLADVCNEKGLYMMNFATGCIFEYDKDHPLGSGIGFKEEDKPNFIGSFYSKTKAMVEDLLKNYENVCTLRVRMPISSDLSNPRNFITKISRYNKVVDIPNSMTVLDELLPISIEMAKRNLKGIWNFTNPGVISHNQILELYRDYIDPKFKWQNFNLEEQAKVIVAPRSNNEMDASKLKKEFPDMLNIRDSIIKYVFEPNKKT; the protein is encoded by the exons ATGTCAAAGCAAGCAAGTTCATACGTACCAAAGAACATCCTCATAACTGGTGCAGCTGGTTTCATAGCCTCTCATGTCACCACTAGGCTAATCAACAAGTACCCTAGCTACAAGATTGTAGCACTTGATAAGCTAGATTATTGTTCTAACATCAAGAATCTACAATGTTGTACTTCATCACCTAACTTCAAGTTCATCAAGGGTGACATAGCTAGCTCAGACATGGTGAATCATCTCTTGATAGAAGAGGAAATAGACACAATCATGCACTTTGCAGCACAAACCCATGTGGACAATTCATTTGGAAACTCCATGGAATTCACCTATAACAATATCTATGGCACCCATGTTCTTCTAGAAGCATGTAGAGTaacaaattgcattaaaaggttCATCCACGTAAGCACGGACGAAGTTTACGGCGAGACGGATTCCGAGACTGACATCGGAAACCATGAAGCCTCCCAACTTCTTCCAACCAATCCTTATTCCGCCACGAAAGCAGGCGCCGAGATGTTGGTAATGGCTTATCATAGATCTTACAATCTTTCTACAATAACTACTAGAGGAAACAATGTGTACGGTCCAAACCAATATCCTGAGAAGCTTGTCCCTAAATTCGTCCTTAGGGCGATGAAGGGACAAAAGCTTCCCATCCACGGCGACGGATCCAATGTTAGGAGCTACCTTTATTGCGGCGATGTAGCTGAAGCGTTTGATGTTATTCTccacaaaggaatgattggccaagtCTATAACATTGGCACCAAGAAAGAGAGAAGTGTATTAGATGTGGCAGAGCATATTTGCAAGCTTTTCAACATAAATTCAAAGGATGTTATTGAGTTTGTTCAAGATAGGCCATTTAATGATAAGAGATATTTCCTAGATGATCAAAAGCTCAAGAATCTAGGATGGGAGGAAAGAACTCCTTGGGAAGAAGGACTAAAGTTGACAATTGATTGGTACAAAAAGAATCCGGATTGGTGGGGAGACGTGTCGAATGCCCTGAATCCGCATCCGCGCTTCTCAGCCACCAATCTGGCTGACGAAGCTCAATGGTCGTTTCAATGTGGATACTCAAGGCTAGGAAGGTCATTTACTGAAGTAGGACGAAATAAAacatttgtgaaatttttgatatATGGGAAGACGGGTTGGATTGGAGGGTTGCTAGGGAAGCTTTGTGATGAAGAAAGAATCCAATGGGAGTATGGAAAGGGAAGATTAGAAGATAAAAAGTCATTAATGGAGGATATAAGTAGGGTAAAGCCAACACATGTGTTAAATGCAGCTGGAGTGACTGGAAGGCCAAATGTTGATTGGTGTGAATCACATAAAGTTGAGACAATAAGGACTAATGTTGTTGGGACATTAAATTTGGCTGATGTTTGTAATGAAAAAGGATTGTATATGATGAATTTTGCAACTGGTTGTATATTTGAGTATGACAAAGACCATCCTCTTGGTTCAGGCATTGGCTTCAAGGAGGAGGACAAGCCAAATTTCATTGGTTCCTTCTATTCCAAGACTAAGGCCATG gtGGAGGATCTGTTGAAAAATTATGAGAACGTTTGCACACTGAGAGTTAGAATGCCAATATCATCAGATCTTAGCAATCCTAGAAATTTCATTACCAAGATTTCTCGTTACAACAAGGTGGTAGATATACCTAACAGCATGACCGTGCTAGATGAGTTGTTACCTATATCCATTGAGATGGCTAAGAGGAACTTAAAAGGGATATGGAACTTCACCAATCCTGGGGTCATAAGCCACAATCAAATATTAGAATTGTACAGGGACTATATTGATCCAAAATTCAAGTGGCAAAATTTTAATTTGGAAGAACAAGCAAAGGTTATTGTTGCTCCCAGGAGTAACAATGAAATGGATGCCTCCAAGCTCAAGAAAGAGTTCCCAGACATGCTGAACATCAGAGATTCCATTATCAAGTATGTCTTTGAGCCCAACAAGAAAACTTAA